accatagtgccaatagcatgccatgccagtcgcacctccgtaccaaagccatgccggacatacctccatgccgctggttgccaaacgaagggttgcaacaatcaacgaccacccttccttctgagatgcaaatctcagccgtccaatttcgccaccaaacgcgtggcaacttttggaccaatgccaagccctacttttggccgcgcctaaactatgccaaaaccctacttttggccgcgcctaaactatgccaaaaccctaattttggccgcgcctgaaactacgccaaaatcctagcttggccgcgcctaaaccgtgccaaagccacgccggccatgcctccatgccgttggctgccaaacgaagggttgcaacaatcaacggccacccttccttctgagatgcaaatctcagccgtccaaattcgccaccatACGCGTGGAaaattttggcccaatgccaagccctaattttggtcgcgcctaaactatgtgaaaaccctaattttggccgcgcctaaaactatgccaaaatcctagcttggccgcacctaaaccatgccaaagccacgccggccatgcctcgaTGTCGCTGGATGCTaaatggagggttgcaacaatccacgtctacccttccttctgagatgaaaatctcagccctACAAACTTTCCactaaacgacttgtggcaatctcttggatacggttccaaaaccctaatttggctacggtgccaagAACTAATTAGccatgccaagagcatgcgcaagccatgcctacaccgtggccacgccactggctaccaacagaaggtaaccacaatcaacggctaacctttctctcaagatgcaaaatctcgaccgtcgaaggtcaccaccgagccggaaatcctcccaagctcaacttgccaaacaatagcaacatgctacacgttttccatgaaaacactcgagacattaaaacATGTCataaaactgggggatgctcatcagggtattggtctggcggtttacagcgtgcggcgtacactacgcccgttacaagaaagtgtcataagagtgaggcggttagtaaatacaggaagtaatggtgaaacgtttccttcattatggaaacatcaattccaggcgttacccgttaccgctttcttccatttactcaaccatttccacttcttacgagatcagggtacgtttttTTGCGACATGTATAAATAGggctcacctatttccaccaaaggacataTTTttagtcaggagaatacaacactcagaaatcacttgttagcttcccaatctgctagcgtttcactttctgacacaagtcgtcaaacaactcaagttattggtataacttttattagtgaaaccgatcttaagtagtcACTCAAGATGGTATTGTCGATGCCTTGCAAATAgtaaattttattagtgaaaggggaaccgatcctagtaagaggtgcaagtaAATTTGAAAGAGGGGAatagatccttgtaagaggtttcaCAAGTTATTAGTGtgaggggaactgatcctatgaacatgtgcaacaagttcttagtagtatggggaaccgatcctatgcacatgtgcaccaaattacaggtagttactataatatgtggggaaccgatcctagtacctagtcaaccgaattttggtaactagtgtgactatgcaaagtactcactggaggtagaaccgaatttttttttggtagaaccgtaatacccatgattagtgatttgataggaaaatcaatcacatggttcttggAAGTCGAATActttcgtttccaagattgtaagtatgaaagaggacttacaaattaaggatgtcttcattctttgaacacgagttgtaactcttatcattaattgttcaaagatattccttgataactaaggagaatcccaggatcgaaattaattgagaatcttttttatTAAAGGTTTCTTGATTTTATATGGTATTTAATATCCATCAATTAAATAACATATctttggaaaataataattagtaatgtgcatttattgattatagatttttctaagtgaatttcggtcaatatttggacaaagcatttccaggaattatgaaagaCGATTCTGtgattattgcatatctttgagaatattcgtttttggaaattccttggtgtccaaacttccttgtctataaatactgaagtttgcttcTCTTgtaaactaatccttagagcctccaaaactacctcagttgtgttgttactggtggagccgcatATCGGAGTGGAGAGTACCATAATTAGAGGAAATCGCTaagacttttttgggattgagaagctctattagtaccgttggtgggaaactagataattgcggtttattattagttttcgattgatttgattgactaacgatggttgaactttgattgcacctagtttatttattcttgagaatcttctattctgaataagattcactcaaactagatcgaagtttcgacggggatctttagactgtttgtagatcaaaagacgtcttgtgataatccaacgttaacagactccgttttgtgtgtaattgatcacaagagattcaagttgattgtgtgcaggtgtttattgaagatcaaagaagatttgaagacaagaatactttttgggttcataatctttagtgtgcacaatactagtttcggctggaaagggatccgactataatcagatttatccttgtgataatcTTTGATTAGATAGTtttgtagatcgacatcaacacacttctttgtgattaaaagtgttGATTGCTTTAGGCTTACAATCACTGTGGTGATTGGTAAGAAAGAAatataaggacccgacaaaggtgtttatttgataaatgagagagcctttgtcagactcatatcacttggttgaaaagagttgttaccgaacagatttgttgttcctttactttttggaatacgaaccaaaggaattgttccaagtgcgtgacttattggaagttggaggcgcggggatactaaggaaactaggtgaactatagggttagttgcttggtctcaactatatgaagttggtttagattttgtatagcggcttaattctgagagtattcaatcaaagtctaggtcccggggtttttctgcatttgcggtttcctcgttaacaaaatcttgttgtgtcatttacttttttatttccgcaactataattgtttattataattagaagtaaaatacacaaacgttaattcatatttacttgataagctatcccttagagtttggttaagtccgaacctgatatcaagtaaacacacttcgttgattgtattgtctcgatctcatatccatagacgatcactcgaagtgtgataccgattagttgtattgtctcgtctCAGTccttagacaatcactttcggaagagAGAACCTATAGATGGAAaagtttagattgaggtatatttgggtaccctcgtcttttcacatccTAATCCCCAATTTTTATAGTTATTTATTTATCGGAAAAGAAAATAGTCCTTTTTTAAATTAATGATATAAAATATTCCAATAAATAGAAAGAGATTGATGTTTGGGTTGGGGATGTTTACTTTTTTACTTTCTTAATTTAAGGAGAATTTGATATCGCGTTAAAACTAACGTACAAGATGTACTCCAAATTACCATTGGAGATTCTGTGAGGTGTTGTTCTGAAACATCTAAATTAGCAATTTAGCCCAACGACAGACCTATGAAAGGGTTAATCTGGGCTTTAGCCCAGGTAGCCTTGTGGTCCTTCTCGCCGAATATTATTTTTGAAATTCATTTTGGGTTCATCCCATAATATTATTTTGGGTTAAATTTTGTTTTGTAGCCTACCTTCCCTGATTTAGCCTAAACCAGGCCATTCAATGAAGGTGCGTCCAGGGACGGTACTGCTGGTGGCTTACCCAGGCTGAAGCCGCCCCCCACCCCAAATTTTGTAAAAACGTTTTTTGTCCATACCATTTTCAACATTCGTGAAAATTAGCCCAGGTGTATATTTGAAATAGCCCATTATAAAGTTACAAAGCTAGGGAACTATAACTTGAAACTTCTTTTTGATGTTTGTGATACTCTGATGTTACGTGGAATTCATACAAGGAGAGTAGACACTTGCTAAGGTGATCTTATCCGTTCAAAGTATTAAAGACAAAGCAAAGAACACAGGGTCATGCCAAGTGGCTGACTTTTCACCTATTCCGAGTCTTAGTTAGCAATCTTATTCAGATAGCACTTGTGTTTGTGCTTGTTCTTGTTTCCCTCCGCTTGGTTTTTTCTAACTCCACATGTTTTTAacgagaaattttttgatggggcgAAATCCGAAGGGGGCACGGGGACAAATGGTATGTTGACACATGTCTTTGATTTCCATGAATTCTGTTtccaataatataaaaaaaatgtatttttggacaaaaaacttgttttcttaattgttgttggtattattggaaacagaattcatgggaatcaaagacatgtgtcaacatatcatttgtcccccATATCCCCTTCAGATTTcgccccatcaaaaaatttctcgcTTTTAACCAGGCTATCAAAATTAAATAGCAAAGGATGTGAAGTATAACAGAACGACTCCCATTTCCTTTTGTCTACTTAATCAGTTACCAAAATAGTACACCAAACCGCTAAATTAGATATGTCACTCCTTTTTTGGTTAGTGCTCTTTCTTTCCCCTTCCTTCGCAGATATAAGTATATTGAAAATGTTTAGACGCCATAAGCGCAGAAAACAttccaaaaagaaacaaaaagagcCGCATCACGGAAAAAACCGCAGCCACCTCCAAGCAATGCGTTCAGGAAAGAACTTCCCAAGCTGAAATCTGATATGGAGATAAGAAAAGACAACACGTCGTACCACGTACTGTAGCCGTATTTATCAAATATTACAATGGGAAAAGAAAATAACGTATTGTGAAAAACAAATTAGCCCCTCCAGACCAAGAATCCTGGTTCCGTCGCTGGGTGCGGCCAAGCTTTATTTAAGCAATAAGTTCCTCGACTCTCTGTGATCATTTATGTAAGAGTATTTTTTTCATGAAGAGTTTCGAAGTCCCATCTGCCTCCACGAGTAGTTTGAACCGAATGATATGCATATTTATCTCATAGCTTACTTGATTACATCATAATGTTGTTATAGTAAATAATGTGTATAATACATTTGCATGAGATTGTCCAAGGATCATCCCTCCTTACATTGTTCCAGCACCCACCACAAATTTAATTTCATTGACAGTGATTTTACATTGTGGCATAGGTAATTGCAGAACTAAGGCTCATCATGCGTAATAAAGTTGGCGAATATTCATTGGATACATGTCCATAGAATCACCATCGAGAAACCTTTTTGCAATAACGACGTTAGTAGCTTCAGTCGGATGAGCCTCATCCCAGAATACATACTTGGATCGGTTCCTGCATACTATTGATGTTGGACTGCATGGTAACAAACCTTGAAGCAGCGGGCCAGGAAGTATTTGGCAACATGATGTTGTGTAGTTCTCAAAACCTAGTGCAAAATTACAGAGACATTACTATCGTCATATTTTCCTATGAACTAAACTCGAATTAACGTTATTAATATAAACACCGTAAGATTGATAGTTGTCAACAAGATGAGAAAAGATGTTGTAGACATCTCCATAAACAAATTTGGATGCAACAAGATTTGAATTCAACTCCATGACAAGGCTCTTCAATTTCGTGTTGAACAATATTGTTGCATTGTTCATGGATTCCTTGCAAGATCCGCTTGTTGTAACTTGGTGATTTGTAGTTCTTTCAAATGGAATGCAACCAACTGGTCCAACATTCGCAACAACAATCTTTCTTGCATCCATTCCATACAATCTCTACACACATCTATCCATCACTTGTTACTATATGAATAAATCAGATCAGTAAGCGAAAAAATAAACGAAGGCCAGAAGTTCAACTTACGGTTAATTGAAGTCTGAGTCTCGATATCATTGAATCAACGAACACTTCTGGGGTAACCTTTCGCAGAGGTATTAAGGGAATCGGAGTGAAGTAGTTGGCAATGAAATCATTAGAACCAATTACAACAAAGAAAAGAGCTTCCCCAAGTGATGTTTTGGATGAAACGTTGACAGCTGAGATGATATATTTCCTTGTATTCGCGAAGTTATCGATTTGTGCATCCAAGTTGATTCGACCACCCTATATCTCAATATTAAGACAACGTACATCAATGAGACCaacagtttatttatttttttatcgaTCAATGAGAGCAGTAATTGAAGCTTAAATACGTACGAAGATAGCACCCGTCTCATTAAGAATTCCAGAACCACCAGATGCGTAATTGACTCCACGAAGGACGACATCTCCGACTGTTGTAGGGGCCAAGAAAGGAGGAATATAAGCACTCGAACCCACCTCTTCCCCTGCTCGGTCAGTCCATGAACATAAATCAAATAGTGCTCAAATAAAAAACCGAAATTTCACAAAACATTCTTAATTAGTTACACATATTCATGATAACTCGAGCAAAATAAACTCAACCGGAGCTCAACCTCCCATAGCTAATATAAAGAAGTCAGATAACTTCTAAACAGGCGTTGAAATAATAATATCTAATTACCTACCTACGATATCGACCACGGTTCTTCCATTGGAAAAACGTCCAGTACAATTAGCGCCACCAGGAAAATCCATCCCATTAGGCGCGTAATTTGCGTTCGCAATAGTTGCAATATAGTTATTGTTACCAGCATCAACCAAAGAATCTCCAAAAATAAAAGTAGCTGGAAATGTCTCCAAGGCGAAACAAGACCTTCGCCATAATGAGGCAAAAATTGCAATATGAAGTAGAGCATGAAAATATGTACATAAACCCATTATTCAATTCAATAACCGGAAACAATTCTCTCTTTTTTGGTTTATAACAAAGACTACGagcttgggtatttatagaaaaTTATTACTATTCATTGCTCACATTATGGTGCTCATTATTGGGATGATATATTATTTTATACGGCATCATGGCAAGAGTTATTAAGGGTTTTTTCCTTGCTAACAAACGTTTACGTCATTTTGGCTGCATATTCAAAACAACCCAAACGACTTTCAATTTATTTATGTTTCCGCTTCCCCATGGTCATGGAGAAAAAAGAGTGCAGAGATGAAACTTGGATCACTCACAATCCcgtttttatgattgttttttcCAATAGAGTAGGTTTTACGCATATATATATGCATGCAGTTAGCACTTTTGAAGCACAAACAAATACTACTAAAATTTAGATTGCCCCGACTAAGAAACGGCTCAAACACTTATAATATGCCGTGGTGCGCATAAACGACAGAGAGCTGAAGAGGGAAAATAGAGTATTATGGCGAAGATGAAAATGAAAAGCAGCTAATTtgaaggtatatatatatatatgtataactAGTTAACTACTTTGAAGTTACGTCCTCTGACGATTACCTCAATAATCCAGAAAACCCTCAAAAACAACTTTAACATAGAATCGAACTATCTAAAATGATTGAAACGGACGGAAGATTTGAACCACCAACCTTTCAAGACGAAAACAGTTTTTTCATAGGCAAAAAAGAGGGTTACCAAAGGTGTGGGCCGACCGGCGGAGGATCCGAGGGCCCGTGGGAGGGAGTCCTTTTTATGACCACTTTTTTATAAAATGAAGCATAATAAAAATTTGtaatttgataaaaaaatttgaaatggtttggtggtagtctttgggacttgaaaaaccaaagatgcccttcccatttagttcaattattataactccttattatcctattttttcaggagtataattggcaagcaaactagaatataacatatttaaaaattcGTGCCTTAGAAATTTATAAATTTTATCTGGTTGGAAAGGTTTAAAAAAAATCTACACAACGAATATAAACAACAATACCAAATTTGAAGTTTTTACGAAAACTTCGGATGTGTTTATCCATTTAggtataatttttgaaaattgaatacataatcGTTATGCAAACCACCATAAAGAATGCATAACACATTAAGCAATAATATTTTGGCTagtgcatcaactaatttttccTTGCAACTAATAAAATGACGTAGTCCCTATGtttcaaaaaaagtgatactttcacgttTTCTATTTGACGTATTTTTCTTCTTTCGGTCGGCCTTCCCCACCGTGGCAGCGGTGTTCTGGTTTTACGGTATGGTTTTTGTTGAACAAAATCTCATGCGTAGTAGAGTTGGTGAAGATTCATTGGATACATATCTTTAGAATCGCCGTCGAGCAACATTTTCGTAGTAGAGTTGGTGAAGATTCATTGGATACATATCTTTAGAATCGCCGTCGAGCAACTTCTTTGCGAAAATGACATTAACAGCATCAGTTGGATGAGCCTCATCCCAAAAAACATACTTGGATCGGTTACTACATACTTCTGATATTGGATTGCATGGTAACAAACCTCGGAACTGGCCTGGAAGTGTTTTGCAGCATGAAGTTGTATAGTTCTCAAAACCTATGAACATAGAGATATCAGGCATATCCCTATAAATTGACCTCGAAAATTGATGTACTAAATATGTAACATACGCACCATGAGATTGATAGTTAACGAGAAAATGAGAAAACATGTTGTAGACATCTGCATATACAAACTTCGATTGAACAAGATTTGAATTCAACTCCATGATCAggctcttcaatttcttgttgaaTAACAATGCTGCATTATTCATGGAATCCCTGCAAGAACCACCGTTTAAAGCTCTTTCAAATGGAATGCCACCCATCAGGCCCAACATTCGCAACAGCGATCTTTCTTGCATCCATTTCATACAATCTCTACATATATAGAATCATCAGATGTTAGTTGCTACTGttggaaaacaattaataaaatacGATTttgaaagttttaataaaaattataatttattgttttcttttatgaatgaaaaacttattagtctcaCACCGTGGaatttccactttttagttgttttaagagactatataagttttttagtcccacatcggggagttcatcttattaagttgtatttgtcaattatataaacaaattcactacttttataAAATCAATGGGAAAGGGATTCTCTATTTTTAGAGAGACCCcaagggaaaaaatattttaaattgttttctttagcattcgcgattttccttaagggttttcggagttgccaagctcaagttgagcatctactacatatgctagtagtaggtgtagtagagtgttttatcctggagatatcagTCTTGTGAGGGCTATATCATCATTTTTgggtgtagccgggcgctaatgtcttaagggcaacgtgttgaacacgtgactcactctgttttttcaaagtcttgccttgttgttgttgcggagattttgggagctcgtccgtttcgtcaaatcgatcacttccactataaaggagTTAAGTATTAATAACTTttgattatttgatttttcttaagACATCATAGTTTGtataatcatggatgttaattgtggagtgaaaaacaaaaaaagaaattttgGTCAGATGTATAGTTTCGAAGTTATCTCTTAATATATAAGGAATTTCGACGAACCCTTTGGACATAATATAGTAGACACCTTGATAGTTACCCAcgcaaaatttcagaatttttagaGTTGTACTacaagtggatatgttttcactctagcaatagggtttgtttttggaagattttcagataaacatattgctcaattcattatggaatctgagagtattacGTTAGATAAAGAAAGAGAGGGGTCCGAGTGCCTAAGAtaatttttagaagacattcctctctggcataggcctgtgccagctatatctatacattgtgctAGCCAATCTATAATaactaaagctaaaaataactaatctcaattggcgttatttccattgatagATAAAGTCCAAAGAGAATATcgcacaacctttgacgaaaggtttgtacaaagagatagttaaaaatgcatcgagggggatggggcttaagctcataaattaaactttccatgaaggatactcaactttgctgactggagatctcaagatcaaggtttcgagtGAGACAACTAAtatatggtgggtaaaggtaaacactatcagataatttcattctctgtcccttccctatggtgtagacgtgatagtgtgactgcatgtgaaggatgacttttaagaagtcttattgagttctatagtttcaatttaagattgaagtggggcgTAACAGTAACACCCTTTATGGaaattcacctatctgaatgaggaagtggggcgtagcagtaacactctttatggaaattcacctatctgaatgaggaagtggggccgcttcctatgagaatatgagctttgattctctagagcattctgagaaacagaaTATGTCCaaggccaaattggacaaaacggc
The nucleotide sequence above comes from Papaver somniferum cultivar HN1 chromosome 8, ASM357369v1, whole genome shotgun sequence. Encoded proteins:
- the LOC113306230 gene encoding GDSL esterase/lipase At4g16230, with protein sequence MGGIPFERALNGGSCRDSMNNAALLFNKKLKSLIMELNSNLVQSKFVYADVYNMFSHFLVNYQSHGAYVTYLVHQFSRSIYRDMPDISMFIGFENYTTSCCKTLPGQFRGLLPCNPISEVCSNRSKYVFWDEAHPTDAVNVIFAKKLLDGDSKDMYPMNLHQLYYENVARRRF
- the LOC113306229 gene encoding GDSL esterase/lipase At4g16230-like, encoding MGLCTYFHALLHIAIFASLWRRSCFALETFPATFIFGDSLVDAGNNNYIATIANANYAPNGMDFPGGANCTGRFSNGRTVVDIVGEEVGSSAYIPPFLAPTTVGDVVLRGVNYASGGSGILNETGAIFGGRINLDAQIDNFANTRKYIISAVNVSSKTSLGEALFFVVIGSNDFIANYFTPIPLIPLRKVTPEVFVDSMISRLRLQLTRLYGMDARKIVVANVGPVGCIPFERTTNHQVTTSGSCKESMNNATILFNTKLKSLVMELNSNLVASKFVYGDVYNIFSHLVDNYQSYGFENYTTSCCQILPGPLLQGLLPCSPTSIVCRNRSKYVFWDEAHPTEATNVVIAKRFLDGDSMDMYPMNIRQLYYA